A single genomic interval of Asterias amurensis chromosome 1, ASM3211899v1 harbors:
- the LOC139936700 gene encoding uncharacterized protein codes for MMNALGCVRVTLIFAIACISRCNSQQLCEAVDGEITYEDRCGGEQKDLCRRGQYLQVSTIHCEGLGSAADTCKPCEEETYMPNYNYCTTCLITTKCKDNETESKAPTSTSDRECIPKPTTAAPAPQCPTQSSCPPCPTCPTCPQCPSDVYPHTSGQEISDSSTTTAMSSVANTAMVPGPRTAAEEYWKWMAIGFGIAFVVAALVIVALICIICRTRRGRKQEVCERCKRKDNNGELERNIGNPPNEGQRNEPGEGHELGNLNPINGHRRQESDENNGQNDMNNTRVNLPNECGRPELDEAHEQNEIENRNPPNGLGRQEQNEAHGQNEMDVGEVQPAAQRLNDSGISSPGEDKAPEPRSNSFSAGGHLNPGPSSGSIEPAKNVQSIPSNEDSGSYDTSGNTPSTKPLLKHSPRLESSNRNAKTENGRKGSRNTGSSKPSDSMQPLLSNSSCETNDLQSGDSVSRRQDASSIPISRYDSSCVIEADESTKRLCGRTTFCEESHTNFVGDKVTISKHTSFFNELNIPSKKVEEIFHDNSRSNSIREQIRAVLRWWVQSQEEQPIVKIFNALKESGNADVIREFKKKFNVKQIK; via the exons ATGATGAATGCCTTGGGTTGTGTGAGAGTTACATTAATTTTTGCAATTGCATGTATATCAAGATGCAACAGTCAGCAACTG TGTGAAGCTGTGGATGGGGAAATTACATATGAGGATAGATGTGGTGGTGAGCAGAAAGATCTATGCAGAAGAGGACAGTACTTACAGGTGTCCACAATTCACTGTGAAGGATTAGGATCAGCTGCCGATAC ATGCAAACCATGTGAGGAGGAAACATACATGCCTAATTACAACTATTGTACAACATGCCTAATAACAACTAAATGCAAGGATAATGAAACA GAGAGTAAAGCACCAACTTCCACTTCTGACAGAGAATGCATTCCAAAACCCACCACTG CTGCTCCAGCTCCTCAATGCCCAACACAAAGCAGCTGCCCACCATGTCCAACTTGCCCAACTTGCCCACAATGTCCGTCGGACGTGTACCCACACACCAGTGGTCAGGAAATCAGTGACAGCTCAACAACTACTGCCATGTCATCTGTAGCAA ATACAGCAATGGTGCCTGGTCCTCGGACAGCGGCTGAGGAGTATTGGAAGTGGATGGCCATCGGTTTTGGCATTGCGTTTGTGGTAGCTGCTTTGGTGATAGTAGCATTGATCTGCATAATATGTAGAACAAGACGAGGGAGAAAACAAG aGGTTTGTGAACGGTGtaaaagaaaagacaataaTGGAGAACTTGAAAGGAATATTGGAAATCCTCCAAATGAGGGTCAGAGAAATGAGCCAGGTGAAGGTCACGAGTTGGGTAACTTGAATCCCATAAATGGGCATAGACGACAAGAATCAGACGAAAATAATGGACAAAATGATATGAACAACACACGCGTAAATCTCCCAAATGAGTGTGGAAGGCCAGAACTAGATGAAGCTCACGAACAAAATGAGATCGAGAATAGAAATCCCCCAAATGGTCTTGGAAGGCAAGAGCAAAATGAAGCCCATGGACAAAATGAGATGGACGTTGGTGAAGTTCAGCCTGCAGCCCAAAGACTTAATGACTCGGGGATATCTTCCCCAGGGGAGGATAAAGCGCCAGAGCCACGGAGCAACTCTTTTTCTGCTGGAGGTCATCTAAATCCTGGTCCGAGTTCAGGGTCTATAGAACCAGCTAAGAATGTTCAAAGTATCCCATCCAATGAGGACAGTGGTAGTTATGATACCAGCGGAAACACACCAAGTACAAagccacttttaaaacattcccCACGCCTTGAGAGTTCCAATAGGAACGCTAAGACTGAGAATGGACGGAAAGGCTCTCGCAATACGGGATCATCAAAGCCAAGTGACAGTATGCAGCCACTTCTGAGTAACTCTAGTTGTGAGACAAATGATTTGCAATCTGGAGATTCAGTGTCAAGACGACAAGATGCATCAAGTATACCAATATCAAGATATGACAGCTCATGTGTTATTGAAGCTGATGAAAGTACAAAAAGACTATGCG GCCGGACAACCTTTTGTGAAGAATCGCATACAAACTTTGTCGGCGACAAAGTCACTATTTCAAAACATACAAGTTTTTTTAACGAGCTGAACATTCCAAGCAAAAAAGTTGAAGAAATATTCCATGACAATAGTAGGTCTAACAGCATACGAGAACAAATTCGAGCAGTTCTTCGTTGGTGGGTGCAATCACAGGAGGAACAACCAATAGTAAAGATATTCAATGCTTTGAAGGAGAGCGGAAATGCCGATGTCATCAGAGAGTTTAAGAAGAAATTTAATGTGAAACAGATTAAGTAA
- the LOC139936708 gene encoding kelch-like protein 28 has translation MMDNMNSDEDAAQGVTEVPMYASQILQSLNQLRKQGELCDVVLRVGMCRVSAHRAVLASCSQYFRAMFTGSLCEREKEEIELKSVDDMALQTLVEFAYTGKVRVTHANVQTLLAAACLLQLKPVIKLCCDFLQAQLHATNCIGISCFADAHACTELYRTAQCFIAQHFEELSISEEFLQLEHTDLASILSRDDLIVASEEAVFNALDSWVRYDPNKRRCYMGKLLHCIRLPLMTLKMLTRLYEANPFIRDNPSCQEQVNRALRYHLRPEERLQVASKMGSRVKTRGEKGLLCAIGGKNGLFATLDSVEVYHRDKDVWTEVAPLSCRRQECAAVVVQQTLYVIGGVVSELRNGSMYRHHDNSTECWTPKTNSWRKVASMHLSRSNHGVAVLNGKIYALGGVTGKLYLRSVECYDPMTNQWKTVAPMINTRSIFNAAVVDGKLYAIGGYGPNYLNSVERYDPDSDTWEMVAPMADKRINFGVGVIHGFIYVVGGHNGETHLSSVEQYNPTQETWTTVASMNTTRTGLGVAVLNGMLYAAGGHSGSAYLDLTECYDPNSDTWNVMRNMMNCRCNFAFAAL, from the exons ATGATGGACAACATGAATTCTGATGAAGACGCTGCACAAGGAGTGACTGAAGTTCCAATGTATGCCAGTCAGATCCTCCAGTCCCTCAACCAGCTCAGAAAACAGGGTGAACTCTGCGACGTCGTCCTTAGAGTAGGCATGTGCAGGGTGTCCGCCCATCGGGCCGTGTTGGCCAGCTGCAGCCAGTACTTCCGTGCAATGTTCACTGGCTCGCTGTGCGAGAGGGAGAAAGAAGAGATTGAACTCAAGTCAGTGGATGACATGGCGCTGCAGACCTTGGTGGAGTTTGCGTATACAGGGAAGGTGAGGGTGACGCACGCCAACGTGCAGACTCTGCTAGCCGCTGCCTGTCTGCTGCAGCTGAAACCAGTCATCAAGCTATGCTGTGATTTTCTCCAG GCACAACTTCACGCAACAAACTGTATTGGCATCTCATGTTTTGCGGACGCTCATGCCTGCACGGAGCTGTACCGCACAGCGCAATGCTTTATTGCACAACACTTTGAGGAGCTCAGCATCAGCGAAGAGTTCTTGCAGTTGGAGCACACCGATCTTGCCAGCATCCTGAGTCGGGATGATCTCATCGTTGCCTCTGAGGAGGCCGTCTTCAACGCATTGGACAGCTGGGTGCGATACGACCCCAATAAACGGCGCTGTTACATGGGCAAACTTCTCCACTGCATTCGACTCCCGCTGATGACCCTGAAGATGCTGACCAGACTCTACGAGGCTAATCCATTCATCAGGGATAATCCGTCGTGTCAGGAGCAGGTCAATCGCGCCCTGAGGTACCACCTGCGGCCGGAGGAAAGACTACAAGTTGCCAGTAAGATGGGATCCAGAGTGAAGACCCGGGGAGAGAAGGGTTTACTGTGTGCCATCGGTGGAAAGAATGGCCTCTTTGCAACTCTAGATAG TGTTGAGGTGTATCACCGAGACAAGGACGTTTGGACGGAGGTTGCTCCACTAAGCTGCCGGCGTCAAGAATGTGCTGCCGTGGTCGTCCAACAAACCCTCTACGTCATCGGCGGTGTCGTCTCTGAGCTCCGTAACGGCTCCATGTATCGTCACCATGACAACAGCACTGAATGCTGGACCCCCAAAACGAACTCGTGGAGAAAAGTGGCGAGCATGCACTTAAGTCGTAGCAACCACGGGGTGGCCGTGCTGAATGGGAAGATCTATGCATTAGGAGGGGTTACCGGAAAGTTGTATCTACGGAGCGTGGAGTGCTACGATCCTATGACTAACCAATGGAAGACGGTGGCACCAATGATTAACACTAGGAGTATCTTTAATGCTGCAGTCGTAGATGGCAAACTGTATGCGATCGGAGGGTATGGGCCTAACTATCTCAACAG CGTTGAAAGGTACGACCCAGACTCGGACACCTGGGAGATGGTGGCACCCATGGCTGACAAACGAATCAACTTTGGCGTCGGGGTCATTCATGGTTTCATCTACGTAGTCGGAGGCCACAATGGAGAGACGCATTTAAGTAGCGTGGAACAGTACAACCCAACGCAAGAAACGTGGACAACGGTTGCATCCATGAATACAACCAGGACAG GTCTGGGAGTAGCAGTTCTGAATGGCATGCTCTACGCAGCAGGAGGCCACTCCGGCTCGGCCTACCTTGATTTAACGGAGTGCTATGACCCCAACAGCGACACATGGAATGTAATGCGCAATATGATGAACTGTCGCTGTAACTTTGCATTTGCCGCTCTCTGA